In one Bacteroidota bacterium genomic region, the following are encoded:
- a CDS encoding choice-of-anchor B family protein: protein MKKLLLVFSGLLLTLATQAQLNVTLKSNLQYPNDALSNIGGYVDSLGNEYALVGYESGLSIVNVTDPANPVIAFSVPGTQSTWREVKTWQNYAYVTTEGCCDGLQIINLGYLPDSISVKQWKGNGAINGDLETIHALHIEDAHAYLFGSNLFNGAGIIIDLADPWNPDYKGYTPGTYIHDGYVRNDVLYSAHIYDGYFSVFDVSNKANPVLLATQSTPTQFTHNTWLNDAGTVLFTTDENTNSYLGAYDITNLNNIIELDRIQLTPGSGSIIHNTHTLNDFEIVSWYKDGIAIVDVSRPENMIVTGSYDTYPQGSGNGFSGAWGVYPYLPSGNLVVSDINNGLFVLTPTYIRGCYLEGLVTDSVTGLPLNNVSVTLIGPSITNSSKITGEYKTGLAAAGTYDVSFSKAGYITKTINNVALQNGILTILDVELNTILPTVTISGSVVEAGTGNPIPNATVLFTSPQFDNTLTSDANGLFTIAGFFPGTYDVLAGNWGHRTYCSSGQNVSGGSNINIVLDKGYYDDFALDFGWTVSGPSGNEWEIGVPVSTTNNGQTANPGADVATDCGDKAFVTDNGGGGPWDNDVDQGNTILTSPVFDATQYSNPYVKYNRWFYNGGNTNGSPDDSMKIFLDNGTTIALLESFGPSGSASQWQLSNYKISDFITPTATMQLIVQVGDPGPIFNIVEGGLDKFEVVEVTGVSTGDFAEVGLGVFPNPFIKETTIKITNLKTERAILQVFDMQGRLVESRTINSKNTLLTLGNTWQTGIYMVRLMNERGESEATRVVKQ from the coding sequence ATGAAAAAATTATTACTTGTCTTCAGTGGACTACTGCTGACGCTGGCCACTCAGGCACAATTAAATGTAACCTTAAAATCAAATCTGCAATATCCCAATGATGCCTTATCCAACATCGGTGGCTATGTAGATTCTTTGGGTAATGAATATGCCCTTGTTGGTTATGAATCCGGTCTCTCTATTGTCAATGTTACCGACCCGGCCAATCCGGTCATCGCATTTTCTGTTCCCGGAACACAATCGACCTGGAGAGAAGTCAAGACCTGGCAGAACTATGCTTACGTTACTACAGAAGGATGCTGTGACGGACTTCAGATCATCAACTTAGGATATCTCCCGGATTCTATCAGCGTTAAACAATGGAAAGGTAACGGCGCCATTAACGGTGACCTCGAAACCATTCATGCCCTTCATATTGAAGATGCCCATGCTTACCTCTTTGGTAGTAATCTCTTTAATGGAGCCGGAATCATCATTGATTTGGCTGACCCATGGAATCCCGACTATAAAGGTTATACACCGGGAACCTATATTCATGATGGATATGTTAGAAACGATGTCCTTTATTCTGCACATATTTATGATGGCTATTTTTCTGTTTTTGATGTCAGCAATAAAGCCAATCCGGTATTGTTAGCCACCCAGTCCACTCCGACTCAGTTTACACACAATACCTGGCTGAACGATGCAGGAACCGTCCTCTTCACTACCGATGAAAATACGAATTCCTACCTCGGAGCTTATGATATTACTAACCTTAATAATATCATTGAACTCGACAGAATACAACTTACTCCCGGTTCAGGTTCCATCATTCACAATACGCATACACTGAACGATTTTGAAATTGTGTCCTGGTATAAGGATGGAATCGCGATTGTAGACGTGAGTCGTCCGGAGAACATGATTGTTACAGGCTCTTACGATACTTACCCACAAGGATCGGGGAACGGCTTTAGTGGAGCATGGGGTGTTTACCCTTATCTTCCTTCCGGTAACCTGGTGGTTTCTGATATCAACAACGGACTTTTCGTGCTAACACCAACCTATATCCGCGGCTGTTATCTGGAAGGCTTGGTTACAGATAGTGTTACCGGATTACCATTGAACAATGTTTCCGTTACCCTCATCGGCCCCTCCATCACCAATTCAAGCAAAATCACCGGTGAATATAAAACCGGATTAGCTGCGGCCGGCACCTACGATGTATCCTTTTCAAAAGCCGGATATATTACTAAGACAATTAATAATGTTGCCTTGCAAAATGGTATACTAACTATTCTTGATGTTGAACTGAACACCATTCTTCCAACAGTTACTATTTCAGGCTCTGTTGTAGAAGCCGGTACAGGAAATCCGATTCCTAATGCCACCGTGTTATTCACCAGTCCTCAATTTGATAATACGTTGACCAGTGATGCAAATGGATTGTTTACCATTGCCGGTTTCTTCCCCGGCACCTATGATGTACTTGCCGGAAACTGGGGCCACCGCACCTATTGTAGTTCGGGTCAAAATGTATCGGGAGGAAGTAACATCAACATTGTTCTGGATAAAGGATATTACGATGATTTCGCATTAGATTTTGGATGGACCGTATCCGGACCTTCCGGAAATGAGTGGGAGATCGGTGTTCCTGTCAGCACAACTAATAATGGACAAACGGCTAATCCGGGAGCTGATGTAGCTACGGATTGCGGAGACAAAGCCTTTGTGACGGACAATGGCGGCGGAGGTCCCTGGGATAACGATGTGGATCAGGGCAACACCATTCTGACTTCACCTGTTTTTGATGCTACGCAATACAGCAATCCTTACGTAAAGTACAATCGGTGGTTTTACAATGGAGGAAATACCAATGGCTCTCCTGATGACTCTATGAAAATTTTCCTTGACAATGGCACAACTATCGCCTTACTTGAATCCTTCGGGCCATCAGGTTCAGCTTCACAATGGCAACTTTCCAATTATAAAATATCAGATTTCATCACCCCAACCGCTACCATGCAATTAATAGTTCAGGTGGGTGACCCGGGTCCTATTTTCAATATTGTAGAGGGCGGTCTTGACAAGTTTGAAGTAGTGGAAGTCACCGGAGTTTCAACAGGTGATTTTGCAGAAGTAGGTTTGGGGGTATTTCCGAATCCATTTATAAAGGAGACCACGATTAAGATTACGAATCTGAAAACCGAGAGGGCAATACTGCAGGTTTTCGATATGCAGGGACGCCTGGTAGAATCCCGCACGATCAACAGTAAAAACACCTTATTGACCCTGGGTAATACATGGCAAACGGGAATATATATGGTGAGATTGATGAATGAAAGGGGCGAAAGTGAAGCTACACGAGTTGTAAAGCAGTAA
- the typA gene encoding translational GTPase TypA: MQNIRNIAIIAHVDHGKTTLVDKILHQTELFRENEKTGDLILDNNDLERERGITIVAKNVSVEYKGIKINIIDTPGHADFGGEVERVMNMADGVLLLVDAFEGPMPQTRFVLSKALEMGKKAILVINKVDKENCRPDEVHEKVFDLFFHLDATEAQLSFPTVYGSSKQGWMTSDLKIPSDNITPLLDAIIEYFPGPAKVEGTPQVLITSLDFSTYVGRIAIGRISRGSLKENQPVTLMKKDGSIKKMRVKEVYVFEGLGRKKVPEVVCGDICAITGIEDFDIGDTIADFENPEALKPIYVDEPTMCMLFTINTSPFYGKEGRFVTSRHIRDRLYKELEKNLAMRIQETDSPDSYLVYGRGVLHLSILVETMRREGYELQVGQPQVIIKEIDGVKHEPIEHLTVDAPEEVAGKVIELVTQKKGELKVMEPKGDLQHLEFEIPARGLIGLRSNVLTATAGRAIMAHRFLKYEPWKGSIQGRISGVLLAKETGTATPYSIDRMQDRGIFFIDAGEQVYAGQVIGQHIRPDDLVINLCEAKKLTNMRASGSDDNVRIAPKINFSLEESMEYIEKDEYLEITPKSLRMRKIYLDENERKRNAKKMAEA, encoded by the coding sequence ATGCAGAATATCAGAAACATAGCAATTATTGCTCACGTTGACCACGGGAAAACAACCCTTGTTGACAAAATTTTACATCAAACCGAACTCTTCAGAGAAAACGAGAAAACAGGTGATTTGATTCTGGACAATAATGATCTTGAACGCGAACGCGGAATTACCATTGTTGCAAAAAATGTATCTGTAGAATACAAAGGAATTAAAATAAATATCATTGATACACCGGGTCACGCCGATTTTGGCGGTGAAGTGGAGCGGGTGATGAATATGGCAGATGGGGTATTATTGCTGGTGGATGCTTTTGAGGGTCCAATGCCACAAACCCGTTTTGTACTTTCGAAAGCACTGGAGATGGGAAAAAAAGCCATCCTTGTCATCAATAAGGTCGATAAAGAAAATTGTCGTCCGGATGAGGTACACGAAAAAGTTTTTGATTTATTCTTCCACCTGGATGCCACAGAAGCTCAATTGAGTTTCCCTACAGTGTATGGTTCTTCCAAACAAGGCTGGATGACGAGTGATTTGAAAATTCCAAGTGATAACATAACCCCTTTACTGGATGCCATTATTGAATATTTTCCCGGTCCGGCGAAGGTAGAAGGTACCCCTCAGGTATTAATTACTTCATTGGATTTCTCCACTTATGTAGGACGGATTGCTATCGGAAGGATCAGCAGAGGATCCCTGAAAGAGAATCAGCCGGTGACTTTAATGAAAAAAGACGGCTCTATTAAAAAGATGAGAGTGAAAGAGGTATATGTCTTTGAAGGTCTTGGAAGAAAGAAAGTTCCCGAAGTAGTATGCGGAGATATTTGTGCGATTACGGGTATAGAAGATTTTGACATTGGCGATACCATTGCTGATTTCGAAAATCCGGAAGCCCTGAAGCCCATTTACGTAGATGAGCCTACGATGTGTATGCTTTTCACTATCAATACCTCACCTTTCTACGGTAAAGAAGGTCGCTTTGTAACGTCAAGGCATATCCGCGATCGTTTGTACAAAGAGTTGGAGAAGAATCTGGCGATGCGTATTCAGGAAACAGACTCTCCTGATTCGTATCTTGTTTATGGCAGAGGCGTATTGCATTTATCCATTCTTGTGGAGACCATGAGAAGAGAAGGATATGAACTTCAGGTCGGACAACCACAGGTGATTATAAAAGAAATTGATGGTGTTAAACACGAACCAATAGAGCACTTAACTGTTGACGCTCCTGAAGAAGTTGCCGGTAAAGTAATTGAATTGGTGACGCAGAAGAAAGGTGAACTCAAGGTGATGGAGCCAAAAGGCGATTTGCAGCATCTTGAATTTGAAATACCTGCTCGTGGACTTATCGGTTTGCGAAGTAATGTGCTTACTGCTACTGCGGGAAGAGCAATTATGGCCCATCGTTTTTTAAAATATGAACCCTGGAAAGGCAGTATTCAGGGACGTATTTCAGGGGTATTACTGGCAAAGGAAACCGGGACGGCTACTCCCTACTCTATCGACAGAATGCAGGATCGTGGAATCTTCTTTATTGATGCAGGGGAGCAAGTGTATGCCGGTCAGGTGATCGGACAACATATTCGACCTGATGATCTCGTGATCAACCTCTGTGAAGCTAAAAAGCTCACCAACATGCGTGCATCCGGAAGTGATGACAATGTGAGAATTGCCCCTAAAATCAATTTCTCTTTAGAAGAATCAATGGAATACATTGAAAAAGACGAATACCTGGAGATTACTCCAAAGTCCTTGCGCATGCGTAAAATTTACCTCGATGAAAATGAACGCAAACGTAATGCAAAGAAAATGGCTGAAGCCTAA
- a CDS encoding response regulator transcription factor, producing MTKLKCIIVDDEPLAQEVLERYLENIRELELVTKCNNALEAFEVLNHENIDLMFLDISMPVISGIDFLRSLRKSPAVIITTAHPDFALQGYELDVVDYLVKPVSLERFMKAVNKALDRVKQHAPSEISNKADFMFVKSDQKLIRINFSDISYIEGMKDYVKIFTKEKMIVTLHTMKFFESSLPSDSFIRVHKSYIVNASAIKSIAGNELELQLARIPIGSSYKDQLMRSIQTK from the coding sequence ATGACCAAACTGAAATGTATCATCGTTGATGATGAGCCTCTGGCACAAGAAGTATTGGAACGCTATCTTGAAAACATCCGTGAACTCGAACTCGTCACCAAATGCAACAATGCATTGGAAGCATTTGAAGTGCTCAATCACGAAAACATCGATTTGATGTTCCTTGACATTTCAATGCCCGTCATTTCAGGTATTGATTTCTTGCGATCACTCCGAAAAAGTCCTGCAGTAATCATCACTACCGCTCATCCGGATTTTGCACTTCAGGGATATGAACTGGATGTGGTGGATTATCTCGTAAAACCGGTATCGCTCGAGCGCTTCATGAAAGCGGTCAACAAGGCCCTGGACCGGGTAAAGCAACATGCCCCTTCTGAAATCAGCAACAAAGCCGACTTTATGTTTGTTAAAAGTGACCAGAAGTTAATCCGCATAAATTTTTCAGATATCAGCTATATAGAAGGCATGAAAGATTATGTGAAAATATTTACAAAAGAGAAAATGATCGTCACCCTTCATACAATGAAATTTTTTGAGAGCAGCTTACCTTCAGATAGCTTCATCCGGGTCCATAAAAGTTATATCGTGAACGCTTCTGCCATCAAATCCATTGCAGGAAATGAACTCGAATTGCAACTGGCACGCATTCCTATCGGCAGCAGTTACAAGGACCAACTCATGCGATCGATCCAGACCAAATAA
- a CDS encoding histidine kinase yields the protein MPNKKVQSIILHSLFWAVWLTRSFYDTYSLWGVEWGLAYVVIVFISQVPLVYIHLYYFVTKFLNRKKYAIYVLLTILSVYGYSLFNYSLLTSLPREHMPERMTRFLTNITPNFDLLEGLIVVILTYALKYTLIAFITQNELLKLQKEKLQLELNALKAQIHPHFLFNTLNNLYSLTLKNSDKASEVVLKLSDIMRYVLYQANEERVALSRELAFIENYVELQRIRYHNRYDITFLVKGDAEHHFIAPLLFIDFVENAFKHGIDKRFSDGFVHIDFIIEGNTLHFSIENSIGNNEQNDSLKQDAGIGLVNVKKRLSILYPLQHELDITKNEEIYAVKLKIDLS from the coding sequence ATGCCTAATAAAAAAGTGCAGAGTATTATTTTGCACTCCTTATTTTGGGCAGTATGGCTTACACGCTCCTTCTATGACACCTACAGTTTGTGGGGTGTTGAATGGGGGTTGGCTTACGTGGTAATTGTTTTTATCAGTCAGGTGCCTCTTGTTTACATTCACCTGTATTACTTTGTTACAAAATTCTTAAACCGAAAAAAATATGCAATATATGTACTACTGACCATATTGTCTGTTTACGGCTACTCTCTTTTCAATTATTCGCTGTTGACTTCGTTGCCACGTGAGCATATGCCGGAACGAATGACACGTTTCCTCACTAATATTACGCCTAACTTTGATTTGCTGGAAGGATTGATAGTTGTCATTCTGACTTATGCTTTAAAATACACTTTGATTGCATTTATCACGCAGAATGAACTTTTGAAATTACAAAAGGAAAAATTACAACTTGAGCTGAATGCCTTAAAAGCACAGATCCATCCCCATTTTTTGTTCAACACACTTAACAACCTCTATTCTCTCACCTTAAAGAACTCCGACAAAGCATCAGAAGTGGTCCTGAAGCTCTCTGATATCATGCGCTACGTACTTTATCAGGCCAATGAAGAAAGAGTAGCACTCTCACGCGAATTGGCCTTTATTGAGAATTATGTAGAACTGCAGCGCATACGATATCATAACCGTTATGATATCACCTTCCTGGTGAAAGGCGATGCAGAGCATCATTTTATAGCACCACTTCTTTTCATCGACTTCGTTGAAAATGCCTTTAAACATGGAATTGATAAACGCTTCAGTGATGGATTTGTGCATATAGATTTCATCATTGAAGGAAATACACTCCATTTTTCAATTGAAAATAGCATAGGCAATAACGAGCAAAATGATTCGCTGAAACAAGATGCCGGTATCGGATTGGTAAATGTTAAAAAACGCCTTTCAATTCTCTATCCTCTACAGCACGAACTTGACATTACAAAGAATGAAGAAATTTATGCTGTCAAACTTAAAATTGATCTCTCATGA